Proteins from a single region of Gossypium arboreum isolate Shixiya-1 chromosome 1, ASM2569848v2, whole genome shotgun sequence:
- the LOC108450705 gene encoding probable beta-1,4-xylosyltransferase IRX9H — translation MASIRRTLSPAFHGRSTQNGAAVFSSSPSNKLLHKHFPSSTSSTLLNLVYRRGWRRSFRRCLFFFLIGLLFGITPFGQMDADIRPRDFSSPDLRPPHVHLQSDDPIVSYVALGVNTQLEQHNEVTDSIEPLKQLIVVTPTYNRGFQVYFLNRLGQVLRLVKPPLVWIVVEEKTVSLETARILRKTGVMYRHVVSTRNSSDVKDRGVHQRNAALEHIERHKLDGIVFFADDDNVYTPELFESLRTISRFGTWPVAMLEQNKNKAIVEGPVCNASRVIGWHTNEKSKRLRRFHVDMSGFAFNSTILWDPKRWGRPFSNPIRQLDTVKEGFQETTFIEQVVEDESQMEGLPPGCSKVMNWHLHLDIGNVVYPKGWLFEKNLEVTLPIK, via the exons ATGGCTTCCATCCGTCGGACTCTCTCACCGGCATTTCACGGCCGTTCCACCCAGAACGGCGCTGCTGTGTTCTCCTCTTCTCCCTCTAATAAGCTTTTACATAAACATTTCCCCTCTTCTACTTCCTCAACGCTCCTCAATTTAGTTTACCGCCGAGGGTGGCGCCGGTCTTTTCGCCGCTGTCTCTTCTTTTTTCTAATAGGGTTGCTTTTTGGAATTACTCCGTTTGGACAAATGGATGCCGATATCCGACCCAGGGATTTCTCTTCACCCGACCTCAGACCGCCACATGTCCACCTCCAATCCGACGATCCCATTGTTTCTTATGTTGCATTGGGTGTTAATACGCAATTGGAACAACACAATGAAGTTACGGATTCAATCGAGCCGTTAAAGCAGTTAATCGTCGTTACGCCCACTTACAATCGGGGATTCCAAGTCTATTTCTTGAACAGGTTAGGCCAAGTTCTGCGGTTAGTGAAGCCGCCGTTGGTTTGGATAGTGGTGGAGGAGAAAACGGTGTCATTAGAGACGGCCCGGATTTTGAGGAAAACAGGGGTTATGTATCGGCACGTTGTGTCCACGCGCAATTCTAGTGACGTGAAGGACCGAGGGGTTCATCAAAGAAACGCCGCTTTGGAACATATCGAACGGCACAAGCTTGATGGGATCGTGTTTTTCGCCGACGACGACAACGTCTACACCCCGGAATTGTTTGAGAGTTTGAGAACTATtag CCGATTTGGAACTTGGCCTGTTGCGATGCttgaacaaaacaaaaacaaggcAATTGTGGAAGGTCCAGTATGCAATGCGAGTCGAGTAATTGGATGGCACACAAATGAGAAAAGCAAAAGACTTCGTAGGTTTCATGTTGATATGTCGGGATTTGCTTTTAACAGCACCATCTTGTGGGACCCAAAGCGATGGGGACGCCCCTTCTCAAACCCAATTCGGCAATTGGACACAGTGAAGGAGGGTTTCCAA GAAACGACATTCATCGAGCAAGTAGTGGAAGATGAAAGTCAAATGGAAGGTCTACCACCTGGTTGTTCAAAGGTTATGAACTGGCATCTCCATTTAGATATAGGCAATGTTGTTTATCCCAAAGGCTGGCTATTTGAGAAGAACCTAGAGGTTACCTTACCTATTAAGTGA